A stretch of Lachancea thermotolerans CBS 6340 chromosome D complete sequence DNA encodes these proteins:
- the MST1 gene encoding threonine--tRNA ligase MST1 (similar to uniprot|P07236 Saccharomyces cerevisiae YKL194C MST1 Mitochondrial threonyl-tRNA synthetase) → MLKSCFKLHWPSNAAGSILRFCTKSSADSIAASSHDVSAKQQLFMTDPVSPGSVFFLPNGTKIFNKLVNFMKLQQQNKFGFQEVITPLIYRKSLWEQSGHWENYKEDMFRVEGQDLQKEEYGLKPMNCPGHCMVFKRFARSYNELPLRYSDFSPLHRNEASGALSGLTRVRKFHQDDGHIFCIPEQVESEITKCIKMLDLCYTKVFPLGRGNTPTDYELRLSTRPEHYVGDVSVWNHAEAILEGILNKSGKVWSINAGDGAFYGPKIDVLLADHNNKQHQVATIQLDFQLPERFDLKYKDKDNTFKRPIMIHRAVFGSVERFMAMLIDSNEGKWPFWLNPHQCMIVPLNTKNEALVHKANDLARALRGEDTPADEPVKLNSFHFNVDIDDRAEPTGYRIKEAIEKNYSFLIMVGTKEIESGKYAIRTRESRDLEHLTLDEIIQKFSNLESNFK, encoded by the coding sequence ATGCTCAAATCTTGCTTTAAATTGCATTGGCCTTCAAATGCGGCCGGTTCCATATTGCGGTTCTGCACGAAGAGCTCGGCCGATTCGATCGCTGCATCCTCTCACGACGTGTCAGCGAAACAACAGCTGTTTATGACTGACCCGGTTTCTCCTGGCTCGGTGTTCTTTCTCCCAAATGGCACTAAGATTTTTAACAAGCTTGTGAACTTTATGAAGCTACAACAACAGAACAAATTTGGTTTCCAGGAAGTGATAACGCCGCTGATATATCGAAAATCATTATGGGAGCAGTCAGGTCATTGGGAGAACTACAAGGAGGACATGTTCCGCGTTGAAGGCCAAGATTTGCAAAAAGAGGAGTATGGCTTGAAACCAATGAACTGCCCAGGTCACTGTATGGTCTTTAAACGGTTTGCAAGATCGTACAATGAACTACCTTTAAGGTATTCTGACTTCTCACCTTTGCATAGAAACGAGGCCTCTGGCGCATTGTCAGGACTTACTAGGGTTAGAAAGTTTCACCAAGATGATGGCCATATATTTTGTATCCCGGAACAGGTGGAATCTGAGATTACGAAGTGCATCAAAATGCTTGATCTTTGCTACACTAAAGTGTTTCCTTTGGGTCGTGGGAACACACCGACAGATTACGAGTTAAGGCTTTCAACTAGACCGGAACATTATGTTGGTGACGTTAGTGTGTGGAATCACGCGGAAGCAATTTTAGAGGGTATCCTGAATAAATCAGGTAAGGTGTGGTCAATTAATGCAGGAGATGGAGCCTTTTACGGTCCGAAAATTGATGTCCTTCTCGCTGACCATAACAACAAGCAGCACCAAGTGGCGACGATTCAGCTCGATTTCCAGCTTCCGGAGAGATTTGATTTAAAATATAAAGATAAAGACAATACCTTTAAAAGGCCAATTATGATTCACAGAGCTGTTTTTGGCTCTGTCGAACGGTTTATGGCTATGCTGATAGATTCGAATGAGGGAAAATGGCCTTTCTGGCTTAATCCACATCAGTGCATGATTGTTCCGCTAAATACGAAGAACGAAGCCCTTGTACACAAGGCGAATGACTTAGCCAGGGCTTTGAGGGGTGAAGACACCCCTGCTGACGAACCGGTTAAACTTAACAGCTTCCATTTCAATGTTGATATTGATGACCGTGCGGAGCCAACGGGATATAGAATTAAAGAAGCAATAGAGAAAAACTATTCCTTCTTAATCATGGTTGGtaccaaagaaattgaaagtGGCAAATACGCTATAAGGACTAGAGAGTCCAGGGATTTAGAGCACTTGACGCTAGATGAAATAATacaaaagttttccaaCCTAGAATCTAACTTCAAATAG
- the ATG17 gene encoding protein kinase regulatory subunit ATG17 (similar to uniprot|Q06410 Saccharomyces cerevisiae YLR423C ATG17 Protein that interacts with and is required for activation of Apg1p protein kinase involved in autophagy but not in the Cvt (cytoplasm to vacuole targeting) pathway), which produces MNEAVIEKLLENSRKFLTGAKLICQESNDHLTTTKLRIREWQKFQSKLHFVLDCIQQQTKFLSEILLREGIGRNLIEEEWSQTVLVRLVNDMKFWQNEITKMMNKLDNITNEIDQQHNSKLGDFISRDSSHILDSKLNEIPTIRKQVENITRQYQTMLAKVQSQLVESRMKGLRDEFSSKFGDQCRENLKLNEEFTNEADQLEQELADFLKSFTDHFDKCSALSSRSVSPEDAQNLFEIVERDDKDLAAINSLLQDAAIDVASFVRKVNMLLDERDADKAKMQATLSKLLTELRKHEEYISVFEGISALIQKFKASCLEDIRQTRNLLDFYANFERSYHNLLKEVKRRKETAAKLSQILKSCETQLEQINTADLRERQMFLLENGNYLPETIWPDEIGSLSPLYTLNYEVRKV; this is translated from the coding sequence ATGAATGAAGCTgtcattgaaaagcttcttgaaaactcaagaaagttcttgacTGGCGCAAAGTTGATATGTCAGGAGTCAAACGACCACCTTACAACCACGAAGTTACGAATAAGGGAGTGGCAGAAGTTCCAATCGAAGCTGCACTTTGTGCTAGACTGCATCCAACAGCAAACGAAGTTTCTTTCTGAAATCTTGCTACGAGAGGGCATTGGGAGGAATTTGATTGAGGAAGAATGGTCTCAAACCGTCTTAGTACGACTCGTCAATGACATGAAGTTTTGGCAAAATGAAATTACAAAGATGATGAATAAGCTTGATAATATCACGAACGAGATCGACCAGCAGCATAACTCTAAGCTTGGTGACTTCATCTCGAGGGATTCTTCTCATATTCTGGATAGTAAGCTGAATGAAATCCCTACCATAAGGAAACAAGTGGAGAATATAACCCGTCAATATCAAACAATGCTAGCAAAAGTCCAGAGCCAGTTAGTTGAAAGCCGAATGAAGGGTCTGCGAGACGAGTTCAGCAGCAAATTCGGGGATCAGTGCAGGGAAAATTTAAAACTCAATGAAGAGTTTACCAATGAGGCAGATCAACTGGAACAAGAACTAGCTGACTTCTTAAAGTCCTTTACAGATCATTTTGATAAATGCAGCGCATTGAGTTCTCGTTCAGTCTCACCTGAGGATGCTCAGAATTTGTTTGAAATTGTCGAACGGGATGACAAGGACCTTGCAGCTATAAACTCTCTGCTTCAAGATGCTGCTATAGATGttgcttcttttgtgaGGAAAGTGAACATGTTACTGGATGAAAGAGACGCAGATAAGGCAAAAATGCAGGCTAccctttcaaaattgctGACtgaacttcgaaaacatGAAGAATACATATCTGTGTTTGAGGGAATATCAGCGCTAAtccaaaaattcaaagCATCTTGTCTTGAGGACATAAGGCAAACTCGAAACCTCTTGGATTTTTACGctaattttgaaagaagttATCACAATTTGCTTAAGGAAGTGAAGAGAAGGAAAGAAACAGCAGCCAAATTATCgcaaattttgaagtcatGCGAAACTCAGCTAGAACAAATAAATACAGCAGACTTGAGAGAACGTcaaatgtttttgttggaaAATGGAAACTATTTACCGGAAACTATATGGCCAGATGAGATAGGAAGTCTTTCCCCACTGTACACTTTAAATTATGAGGTTCGAAAAGTGTGA